Within Trichocoleus desertorum ATA4-8-CV12, the genomic segment TTCAGCTTCTCCACTCGCCAACCTGCTGAACCCTAACAAATTCGGGTTGATTGGGCATTCTCTCGGCGGAGCCGTTGGGCTGAGTGCCATTCAGGATATCTGTTTTCCTTTTCTTTGCACGGGTACGTTCTCACGACCACAAGAACTGATGGCAGGGGTTTTTTACGGCTCAACCTTTAGAGATCCTCGCTTTGGCGACATGATTCCCCCAATTGAGAATGACGGGATTCCTGTGGCTTTAATCGCTGGCGATCGCGATGGGGTTGTAGGCAATTTTGCTGCGGTTGAAGAGACTTATGAGCAGATTCAAGATCCGCCCAAAGTATTGATCACTGTACAAGGTGCCAATCACTATGGGATTACCAACCAAGACAGCCTGCGTGACCCAGTTCGACCGACGTTAGACCAGGACGTTGCTACAGAAACGATCGCTCGTTGGAGTGGGCTGATCTTACGAGCCTCTCTGCTCAATGACGTTGAGGCGCTGGATTATGTCTATAACCGAGGAGACGTGCTAGATGAAAACGTCAGTGTCACCAGTGAGGTAGCAACTGTTTCAGAGCCCGCCTCGTTTGTCGGCATCTTAGCCTTTGGGTTGCTCGGAACTGCTTGGAAGCTGAAGCGTGGTAAATAACAGCATCAGCTCAAGTGTGCTCAGCAAAGCCAGTTCCGGCAAGCTCTCCGCAGCTCTAGAGCAGAAATTTCTCCAGTTAGTCTTGCCGCCCTAGAAAAAAATAGCGGCAGTTGATGTCTCAACAGAAAGCTCCTGGTATCAGTGCCAAAGGCTTCTCATAGGTGCCAGTTAAGGGCGACGGGAAATTTCTCAGTGTGCCAGTTGAGGCCTGAGAGTCAGCGATCGCCGTCCTCATCTGCAAGTGATTGTTGATCTGACGACCCTGGAGAAACGAGGTAAGTTCAAAGCTTTTGAGCACTTAGTCTCTGTCTTTCA encodes:
- a CDS encoding chlorophyllase, translated to MIKAIQMQSSIAVIGSACLGLGMGLPAVAFSPEPVFNRVDRFNATIPSATGVDEADIYYPVSSPNAPIDSLPVVLLLQGALVDKADYTNFASHVAQYGFAVIVPNHIRTAIDPVTGQAFTGFFPEQQQVNDVLAYATAANTNSASPLANLLNPNKFGLIGHSLGGAVGLSAIQDICFPFLCTGTFSRPQELMAGVFYGSTFRDPRFGDMIPPIENDGIPVALIAGDRDGVVGNFAAVEETYEQIQDPPKVLITVQGANHYGITNQDSLRDPVRPTLDQDVATETIARWSGLILRASLLNDVEALDYVYNRGDVLDENVSVTSEVATVSEPASFVGILAFGLLGTAWKLKRGK